A window of Deltaproteobacteria bacterium contains these coding sequences:
- a CDS encoding replication-associated recombination protein A translates to MDLFRHGAAKQRRGQPLAERMRPTSLDEFVGQAHLLGPGKLLARALEGGVLPSLILWGPPGSGKTTLARILARHVRAELESLSAVQAGVKDIREVVARAASRRDERGRATVLFIDEIHRFSKAQQDALLPHVEDGTVVLIGATTENPSFEVNAPLLSRARVLRLEPLSDADIAVLVRRACARELRGVTIEDAALAALVRRAEGDARRALNALEVAAAIADGGEVTVAAIEEALQAPTLRYDRRGEEHYNVVSAFIKSVRGSDPDAAVYWMARMLEAGEDPRFVARRLVILASEDIGNADPQALVVAEAAHRAFEFVGMPEGVLPLTQAALYLARAPKSNEVLTAYARARRWVRDYGALPVPMKLRNAPTALMKQMGYGRGYKYPHEFDGNYVEGETYLPDELVDRLRAGDGDGDDGGT, encoded by the coding sequence AAACAGCGGCGCGGCCAGCCGCTCGCCGAGCGCATGCGTCCGACATCGTTGGACGAATTCGTCGGCCAGGCGCACCTGCTCGGCCCCGGCAAGCTGCTGGCGCGGGCCCTGGAGGGGGGTGTTCTCCCCTCCCTGATTCTGTGGGGCCCGCCCGGCAGCGGCAAGACGACGCTCGCGCGGATTCTCGCGCGCCACGTGCGGGCCGAGCTCGAGTCGCTGTCCGCGGTGCAGGCCGGCGTCAAGGACATCCGCGAGGTCGTCGCCCGCGCGGCGTCCCGCCGCGACGAGCGCGGCCGGGCGACGGTGCTGTTCATCGACGAGATCCACCGCTTTTCGAAGGCGCAGCAGGACGCGCTGTTGCCGCACGTCGAGGACGGCACGGTCGTGTTGATCGGCGCCACGACCGAGAACCCCTCGTTCGAGGTCAACGCGCCGCTTCTATCCCGCGCGCGGGTGTTGCGGCTCGAGCCGCTGTCGGACGCCGACATCGCCGTGCTGGTCCGGCGCGCGTGCGCGCGCGAGCTGCGCGGGGTGACGATCGAAGACGCGGCGCTCGCGGCGCTGGTCCGGCGCGCCGAGGGCGACGCGCGGCGCGCGCTCAACGCGCTCGAGGTCGCCGCGGCGATCGCGGACGGCGGCGAGGTGACCGTCGCGGCGATCGAGGAGGCGCTGCAGGCGCCGACGTTGCGCTACGACCGCCGCGGCGAGGAGCACTACAATGTCGTGAGCGCGTTCATCAAGAGCGTGCGCGGGTCGGACCCGGACGCGGCGGTCTACTGGATGGCGCGCATGCTCGAGGCGGGCGAGGACCCGCGGTTCGTCGCGCGGCGGCTCGTGATCCTCGCGTCGGAGGACATCGGCAATGCGGACCCGCAGGCGCTGGTCGTCGCCGAGGCGGCGCACCGCGCGTTCGAGTTCGTCGGCATGCCCGAGGGCGTGTTGCCGCTCACGCAGGCGGCGCTCTACCTGGCGCGCGCGCCGAAGTCCAACGAGGTGCTCACCGCGTACGCGCGGGCGCGGCGATGGGTGCGCGACTACGGCGCGCTGCCGGTGCCGATGAAGCTGCGCAACGCGCCCACCGCGTTGATGAAGCAGATGGGCTACGGGCGCGGCTACAAGTACCCGCACGAGTTCGACGGCAACTACGTCGAGGGCGAGACCTACCTGCCCGACGAGCTGGTCGACCGGCTGCGGGCCGGCGACGGCGACGGCGACGACGGCGGGACGTAG